A stretch of DNA from Streptococcus sp. NPS 308:
GACATGGCAAGATGTCTGGTGGATGAGGATCGTTCCAGATACCGTTTTACCTGTACTAGCCACATGAACGGTACAGTTTTCTCCCTCAATCATGTTCCAAGGAAAACCACCGATACGGTCCAATTTGAGACGACCATCTGGCTTGACTGCACGCACAATGGCTCCAAGTGTGTCCACATGGGCAGTTACATAGCGATGTTCTTCGTCGTTTTGACCTTTGATGGTCACATTGACACCGCCCTTGGCTGTACGAACCGGCTGGTAACCAAGCTCTTCTAAAGTATGGACTAGGTAGTCTGAAATCTCACGAGTAAAGCCCGTTGGAGATGCAATAGCGGTTAATTCTTTGATATAGTTTACAGTTTGATTCATTTCTTCACCTCTTCCTACCATTATATCACTTTTCTAGCTGGATCCCTTTGGAAAAGGGTCTTATCCTTCTAGTTGATTTCACTATAGATCCATGTTATAATACAAATACTTTGATTATGAAAGGAAAGTAAAAAATATGAAATCATACTTTAAAGTATCGCTAGCCCTTGTGGCTTCACTTGTCCTCCTACTCGGATGTTCCAAACAAGCATCAACACCTACCAACCGCAGTAGCAAAGAAGACAAAACAACTCAGTCAAGTGAGAGCAAACAAAGCACTGAACAATCATCTGAAAAGAAAGAAACAACTAAAACACATACCTTTGTAAACAAAAGCAATTCTGGAATCACTTCTACCTTGGTTTATACTGTAGACGGCGACAATGTTATCAAGCAATCAGCTCATAACATTGCTGATCCTGAAATCCTTGGTGCAACTCCAGAAGATGTCAAGAGTTTTATCGAAGAAAAGTACAAAGGTTATAATGGACTCAAAGGTGTTAAACAAACGATTGAAATCAAAGATGGAAAAGTTGTTCAAGATCTCGAAGTAGACTTTTCAGTTGCAAGCATTAGCGAACTTAGAAAAGCACTTCCTGAAGAATATTCTGGTATCGGCAATCGTGTCAGCTTCTCAAACTCTAAAAAAGCACTAGAAGGAATGGGATTCACTGAAGAAAGCAACTAATCTTTCATCCTCAAAACAGACAAAAACCTGACCTTATAATGGCCACCCCATACGATAGTCACCAAGCTATCTTTGGGGTGTTTTCTTATATCACGAGGGAATCAATCAAAATGAAATCCTTGATCAAATGAAATAGAGATTAAGAGCTAGAAGCTAGCCAAGAAGGCAAATCCAAGCATATCTTTTTACTGTCAGTGGGATTGTTTACTAGCTTCTTCTGATTGCTTGCATCCTCCATTCGTGTTATAATACAAATACTTTGATTATGAAAGGAAAGCAATGGATATGAAATCTTACTTTAAAACATCTCTTGTCCTTGCGGCTGCTCTCGTCCTTCTAATGGGATGCTCTAAACAAGCATCAACTCCTACCAATAGTAGTGGCAAAGAAGACAAAACTGCTCAGTCAAGCGAAACCAAGCAGAGCAGCCAACAATCATCTGAAAAGAAAGAGGAAACGACAACTCACACCTTTGTTCACAACAGCAAGCCTGGTATTGAGTCTACCTTAGCTTATACTGTAAAAGAAGACAACATTCTAAAACAAACAGTTTATAATGTTTTTGATCCTGCTAAACTTGATAATACAGCAGAAGGCATTAAAGAAATTGTTGAGGATACTTATAAAGGTTATGAGGGTGTCAAAGGGGTAACACAAAAAATTGAAATCAAAGACGAAAAAGTTATTCTAAGCATGGAAGTTGACATGACTGTTGCAACTCTTGCTGACCTAAAAAAAGCAATGCCAAACGAATTTTCTGGCTTTGGAAACCGTATAAGTTATGCAGCTTCGAAGAAAATGCTTGAAGAATCTGGTTACACTGAAAAAACCAACTAAGATTAATAGAAAAAACTTGGCCAAGGCCAAGTTTTTTTATTCCATTTCAAAAACATCGCTTTCTTGCTTGTTAGGAAGGACCAAGGAAAGCAAGATTCCAATGATAGCAGGGACCAACCAAGGGAGGGACGCCTTAGCAAAAGGCAAAGCATTCACAAGATTTGCTAGAAACTCAATCTTAAAGGAGCTTCCAAGAACACTTGCAACAGCGATTGCTGTGACAACTCCTATTGTTAACTGCATACCCGGTTTTGATAGAGGTACAAACTTATTAACAATCACAATCATCACAATGGCAATAGTGATTGGATACAAGATAACCAGTACTGGAATTGAGTACTTGATGATTGCGTCCAGACCGAGGTTGGCAATAGCAAATCCAATCAAGGTAAAGGCAGTTGCATAGACCTTGTAGCTGATTTGTGGGAAACGTCCGTTAAAGAACTCTGCTGTCGAGACGATCAAGCCAACTGTCGTTGTGAAGCAGGTTACAGTTACCATAACAGCAAGGAAGAGTTGAGCCGTTGAACCAAAGATTTCCTGAGTTGCTTGTGACAAGATATAAACACCTGGAGTTCCACCCTTCATGACTTCTGCAGGAACTGGGAAGTGATTTCCAAGGAATCCTAGACCAATATAGAGAGCACTGAAGGCAAGAGCTACCACAATACCAACAACCCAAATAGTTGAGATGTATTCTTTCTTACTTGAAAATCCAAGTTGTTTCAAGGTTTGAACAGCGATGACACTGAAGGCCACTGAGGCTAGGGCATCCAGGGTATTATAGCCTTCTAGGAATCCTGTTCCGAAAGCAGATGCTTGATAGGTTTCTGAAGCTACTTGGGGACTTGTTCCACCATATTTAAAAGCACCAAGTACTACTAAGATAACGATAAGCAAAGCAAAGACTGGCGTCAAGATTCGTCCGATACGATCCAAAATCTTTGATGGATTGAGTGAAATCAGATAGGCTGCGGCAAAGTAAAGCACGGTAAAGATAATCAATCCTAGGCCTTTATTTGCTTCAGACAAGAGAGGGCTGATACCGACCTCGTAAGCTGTTGTTGCTGTACGTGGAATGGCAAAGAAGGGACCAATCGATAGATAGAGGACTGCAAGATAAAGAGTCGCAAACCAAGGTGAGATTTTCTTAGAAATCTCATAAATGTATCCTTTAGGATTGAGTGTTCCGATGATAAGTGTCAAGACGGCAATACCGACACCTGAAAAGACAAAACCTGCGATGGCAGGAAGAAACTGTTCTCCAGATAGGGCACCTAGAGAAGGTGGAAAAATCAAGTTTCCCGCACCAAAAAATATTCCAAACAGGAGCAAGCCTGTTAGGGCACCTTTTTTAGCCATAAAAATCTCCTTCATATTTCTAAAATACTGACCTAGTATACCATGATTAGGACTTTGAAAAAAGCATCTCTGATTAAATATTGAATGTTTTCAATATTTTTAAAAATAAGAATTATCTAAAAATAAATTTCTCCTACCTAGTCCACACCAAGTAAGAGAAATGCAAATTTTAAAGATTTTCAAAGGCCGTCATGCCACCTTGAACATTGATGGCCTTATATCCATGCTCCTCCAAGAACTGGTAAGCACAAGCTGATCTCATCCCTGATTTACAAATGACATAATGCAACTGCTCATTGTCCAACTCTTCTACTCCTCTCACATCTAATACAGAAAGGGATTCTTTCTGGTAAAGTTGGTAGAATTTGTCAAAAACAATTTCTTTCATCATTTCTTCTTTTTGATGCCTTTAACGCAAAGTTAAAAACTTATAAGTAAATCCAATCGACTCTAAAAATCGGAACAAGTCTTTGCTTTTGATAAAGATGGTCTTTTCATTAGTATTGGGATGGAAAGCCATAATATCTTCTGATACAATGTCCTTATCAAAATATACTAGAATGTCTTTTTCATCATTATTTAACAAACCAAAAGGTGATACCGTTCCTGCTGGCAGGTTCATTTTCTCAGCCAAGGAGTCCAATGAGGCCATTCGAATCCGATCGGCTCCCACTTGAACTTTAAAGTCATCCATATCCAATCGTTTCTTGTCATCCATGATGAGTAGATAGTACTGAGTTTTCTTCCTATTGGTCAAAAACATGGACTTAGTCCGGACTCCTTCCCTTCCTTCAATATAGCTATCTGCCTGCTCTGTCGTAAATACAGGTGGGTGCTCCACCACATCAAAGGTGATTCCCAACTCTTGCAACTTATTAGCTACTTGTTGATAAGCGTCCATAGTTTTTCTCCTTTATTGATGAATAATCTTTTGTACCAATGTTTGCAATTCTGGCACCACTTCTGACTCAAACCAAGGATTCTTAGCCATCCAGATTTGATTACGGGGAGAAGGGTGAACCAGAGGGAAAAATTCTGGCAAATAATCCTGATAGTGTCGAACTCTCTCTGTTACCTTACCACTGATTTTCTCATGAAGATAGTAGGCCTGAGCATATTGTCCAATCAAAAGGGTCAATTCAATATTTGGACATTCCTTGAGGAGTTGTGGGTGCCATTTTTCGGCAAAGCCTTTACGGGGTGGAAGGTCGCCTGATTTTCCATGTCCTGGGAAATAAAAGTCCATGGGAATAACTGCAAACAACCCTGAATTGTAAAAGGTGTCTTCATCAACACCTAACCAGTCCCGCAAGCGATCCCCGCTTTTATCCTTCCAGTAAAGACCTGCTTCTTGGGTTTTAAGTCCAGGTGCCTGACCGATGATATTGATACGAGCTGTCTTTGGCGCTGCAAAGAGGGGCTCTATCCCCTGATCTGTATAGCTTTTGTTTTGCGAATCTGCCATGATGGCTTGTTTGATCTTTTCGATTTGAGACATCTAGTTTCCCTCCAAAAAGAAGTCTAAGAATCAAATCTCAGACTTCTAAAGACTTATTTAATCAATTCATAGATAGCTTCGGCATAGATTGCTGCTGCTCTGAAGAGGTCGTCCAAGGCGATAAATTCATTGGCTTGGTGCATGGTGTCAATAGAGTCTGGGAACATGGCACCGTAGGCAACTCCACGTTCCAGCAAGCGACCAAAGGTACCACCACCGATGACTTGCTCGTGACCTTGGAGACCAGTTTGTTTTTCATAAACATTCAACAAGGTTTGAACGAGTGGATCTTCCATTGGTACATAGTGAGGGGTATGACCGTGTTCAGAAAGGCTAACAGAAGCAACTGGCAAGTTTTCAAGGATTGACTGGATCTGCTCTGGACTTGTTCCTTTTGGATAACGGAAGTTAAGAGCAATGGTATTATCAGCACTTGTTTCATCAAAGCGGAAGACACCGGCATTCATAGAAAGGGCACCCATCTTTTCATCTACATGAGCAACCTTGAGATTTGTACCCTCATGGTCGTTCAAAAGAATCTTACCAGCGATGTCGAGGTAGTCTTTTGCAGGTCCTGCAAAGTCAAACTGACTGAGGAAGAGGGCCAGATAGGTCGCACCATTGACACCTGAAGCAGGCATAGCACCATGGGCTGATTTACCAATTACAGTCACCTTGAACTGGCCGTTTTCTTCTTGGATTTCTCCTCTGAGTTTGTGTTCTGCAACAAAGGCATCTAGTTTCCCTTGCAAGTCAGCCAGGTCACCTGAAACAACTGCTGTTGCTGATTCAGGTACCATGTTTTCACGCAATCCACCTCTTAAGCTGTGAAGACGGGCTGCACCAGTATTTTCACCTGCAAAGTGGAGGTATTCCGTGATGTTTCCTTTTTCACCATTGATGATAGGGAATTCAGCATCTGGAGAGAAACCAAAGTCTGGTTTCGCAAGGCCTACATGTTCAAAATAGTAGTCCATGTCTGCCCAGCCTGATTCTTCATCAGTTCCCACGATAAAGCGAACTTTCTTAGAAATTGGAAGACCCAATTCTTTGATGATTTTCAAACCATAGTAACAAGCTGTTGTAGGCCCCTTGTCGTCTGAAGCTCCACGTGCATAAAGGCGACCATCTTTGATAGTTGGTGTATAAGGGTCCGTGTCCCAACCGCTACCAGCTGGCACCACGTCCATGTGAGCAAAGATTCCGAGAACTTCTTCTCCATCACCAAATTCGAAATGTCCAGCATAGTTGTCGACATTTTTAGTTGGATAGCCATCGCGGTCTGCGATTTCAAGGAATTTCTCCAAGGCTTTTACCGGACCAGGTCCAAATGGATGCTGGGCATCAGCCTTGCTATCGTCACGTTCAGAGTTAATTTCCAAAAGGCTAAACAAGTCAGCCAAGAGGCCTTCTTTGCGTTTTTCTACTTCTGCTGTAAAATCAATTGCTGTCATATTATCTTCCTTCTATCTTTTCTCGATGATTTCATCTACTGGCAAGCGGTAGCTTGGTTCCAGTTTCTCGTCCGTATAACCCACTGTAATCAAGAGTTCTGGGCGGAAACGGTCTTCGATGTCCAAAACTTCGTTGGTTTTTGATTTGTCAAAACCAAGAATAATGTTAGAACCGATTCCCTGGTCTGTCAAAGCCAGAACCAAGTTCATGGCAACCAAACCTGCATTGAGGGCTAGGTAGTCGCTGACCTGTTGTTCACTGTAACGCGCAAATTCAGCTGGAAGATTTTTCATAAAGTACTGAAGCTGTTCTTCTGAGAAGTTATTTGCTCCACCAACACGGGCAATTTTGCGAGCACGTTTAGCTAAGTCTGTATCTGTAAACAAGGCAATAGTTACAGGTGCAGAGGCTACTTGCTCAAAGTTTGAACCATATGCCAACTTTGCCAGTTCAGCATTTTTTTCACGAACAACCACAAACTTCCATGGCTGGCTGTTGTGGGCACTTGGGGCCAAGGTTGCGATTTCGATAGCCGTACGCACATCTTTGGGATCTACTGGTTTATCAATAAAATGCTTAGTCGCATGACGTTTTTTATTCAATTCAAGAAATTTCATAATCGATTTCCTTTTCTAATTCTACTGCATCCATTCTACCATAATTTGAAAGAGCTTGCAGAGATTTTTCATAGAAAGAAATTGGAACACGGATGAAGCCCTGGATTGAAACTTATCATTAAAACCAGTTTTTTCCCCATCCAGTTCCAACTAATTCTCAGTTGCTTAAAGAAACTAGTCTATCTTATATTCTGACTTTATAGCCTCCAAGAAATCTTTCACATCCTCCACATACCCATGCTTTTCAATTAAACTAGCTAAGAGTTCTAGATTGTGCCCCCGATAGTTGTCATCTCGGCGTAGTTCTTCATACATTTCGATAAAAGGAAGCCCCTTGGACTTGGCCAATTCTAACTCCGCTTCATAATCATAAGAAACTTTTCGGAATAAAATGTTTACCAATTCTCCATCTTCCACTTCTATCACGGCATACTGGGCACGGTGATTTTTTAACGCCTCCCAATCAAAATAGGGCATGCCAATCGTACCCGGATTGATGATTTGTTGCCCTTGGCTACCGTAACGAAGCAACTGCTTGTGGACATGACCATAGATTGCCACGTCCGTTTCCTCATCTAGGAGTTGGTCAAATTTCTCTGTATCATTCCCAACAGACAGATCCCCACCATAGTTTTTTTCAGGCAAATTATGAGAAAGAGAAAAGCGCAGTCCATCAACTTCTTTCTTTTCTAGCATAGGTAAACTTCGTAGCCAGGCAATCGTTGCAGGATCCATTCGCTCCATCAAATACTGTGTCATACGCAAGAGCTGAACTTCCTGTGGGTCTTCTAAGCCATATTGCCCATCTAAAGCTTCAAGGACACAATCATCCCAATTGCCTCGAACACTTGCCGTGATAGGAAGTTCCTTTAACAGAGCGACCAAGTCATTTGCACCTGGACCAGGGAGGAAAATGTCTCCCATGAGCCAATATTCACTGGCTCCTTGAGTTTTAGCATCTGCAATCACTGCTTCTAGCGCCGTCGCATTGCCATGAATATCTGATAAAATTGCGATTTTATGGTTCATGATGATTTCCTTCCGTTTGGTAATTTACTCTCTCTTCTGCTACTTGAGCCAACTCCACTTCTTCCTGAGGGTTCAACTTTCTCTGAACAGCTTCTGCGACTGCTCTTGGCACCCCAACTTCGACAATTTCATCCACACTGGCTTCCTTGATTTTAGTGAGAGATTTAAAATGCTTCATGAGATTCTGCTTACGTTTAGGTCCCAATCCTTCAATCCCATCCAGTTGTGATGAAAAGGAATTTTTTGAGCGCAGTTGCCGGTGGAAAGTGATGGCAAAGCGGTGTACCTCATATTGGATGCGTTGAAGGAGGAAAAATTCCTGAGAATTACGAGACAGCTCTACCACTTCCAGTGGATCTCCAAAGAGCAGTTCATGGGTTTGGTGCTTGTCATTCTTTTGCAGACCTGCAATTGGGATATCCAAACCTAGCTCTTCTTGGATGACTTGCTTTGCGATATTGACTTGACCTTGTCCCCCATCAATCACAATCAAATCTGGCGGGGTTAAACCATCACGTTGAACTCGGCCATAGCGTCTGCGAATGACCTCTCGCATACTGGCATAATCATCTGGACCGACAACCGTTTTTATCTTGTACTTTCGGTAGTCTTTTTTACTTGGTTTGCCATTGACAAAGACCACCATGGCTGAAACAGGACTGGTTCCCATGATATTAGAGTTATCAAAGGACTCGATACGAACCGGGGTCGGGATTTGGAGCAAGCGTCCCAGATTTTCAATAGCTCCTTGGGTCTTTTCGACAGATTTTTCTAGCAGATTGAACTTCTGCTCCAGACTAACACGGGCATTTTTTATGGCTAGATTGACCAGTTGTTTTTTCTCTCCACGTTGAGGTTTTAGAATCTTGGTATCCACCAAGGCCTTAACGGCTTCTTCATCGATATCTTGCGGAATCAGCACCTCATTGGGAACCAGGTGGGATTTTTCTTGATAGAATTGTCCCACATAGGTCAAGAAGTCCTCATCCGGATCATTGTAGTAAGGGAAGAGGTTGACGTCCCGCTCAATGAGCTTGCCTTGACGAACAAAGAAAACCTGGACACACATCCAACCCTTGTCCACATAGTAGCCAAAGACATCCCGATTTTGGAGATCCTTTGCCATAACCCGTTGCTTGGTCCGAAGTGTTCCAATAGCCTGAATCAGGTCACGGTATTCCGCTGCACGTTCAAACTCCATACTTTGTGCTGCGGATGCCATCTTGCCCTTGAGGTCATCGATGATTTTGTCATCCTGTCCTTTTAGGAAATCAGAAACCTCCTGAGCCATGGACTTGAAATAAGCCTCATCTTTCTGACAGATGGTGTGGGCCATACATTGGCCGATATGGTAGTAAAAACAAACCTTAGACGGCGGGTTGGTACATTTCCGAAAAGGAAAAATCCGATCCAGTAGTCGCTTGATTTCATTGGACGCTCCCACATCAGGATAAGGTCCAAAGTAGAGACCGCCGTCCTTC
This window harbors:
- a CDS encoding metallophosphoesterase family protein, with amino-acid sequence MNHKIAILSDIHGNATALEAVIADAKTQGASEYWLMGDIFLPGPGANDLVALLKELPITASVRGNWDDCVLEALDGQYGLEDPQEVQLLRMTQYLMERMDPATIAWLRSLPMLEKKEVDGLRFSLSHNLPEKNYGGDLSVGNDTEKFDQLLDEETDVAIYGHVHKQLLRYGSQGQQIINPGTIGMPYFDWEALKNHRAQYAVIEVEDGELVNILFRKVSYDYEAELELAKSKGLPFIEMYEELRRDDNYRGHNLELLASLIEKHGYVEDVKDFLEAIKSEYKID
- a CDS encoding nitroreductase family protein yields the protein MKFLELNKKRHATKHFIDKPVDPKDVRTAIEIATLAPSAHNSQPWKFVVVREKNAELAKLAYGSNFEQVASAPVTIALFTDTDLAKRARKIARVGGANNFSEEQLQYFMKNLPAEFARYSEQQVSDYLALNAGLVAMNLVLALTDQGIGSNIILGFDKSKTNEVLDIEDRFRPELLITVGYTDEKLEPSYRLPVDEIIEKR
- the pepV gene encoding dipeptidase PepV, whose protein sequence is MTAIDFTAEVEKRKEGLLADLFSLLEINSERDDSKADAQHPFGPGPVKALEKFLEIADRDGYPTKNVDNYAGHFEFGDGEEVLGIFAHMDVVPAGSGWDTDPYTPTIKDGRLYARGASDDKGPTTACYYGLKIIKELGLPISKKVRFIVGTDEESGWADMDYYFEHVGLAKPDFGFSPDAEFPIINGEKGNITEYLHFAGENTGAARLHSLRGGLRENMVPESATAVVSGDLADLQGKLDAFVAEHKLRGEIQEENGQFKVTVIGKSAHGAMPASGVNGATYLALFLSQFDFAGPAKDYLDIAGKILLNDHEGTNLKVAHVDEKMGALSMNAGVFRFDETSADNTIALNFRYPKGTSPEQIQSILENLPVASVSLSEHGHTPHYVPMEDPLVQTLLNVYEKQTGLQGHEQVIGGGTFGRLLERGVAYGAMFPDSIDTMHQANEFIALDDLFRAAAIYAEAIYELIK
- a CDS encoding DUF1307 domain-containing protein: MKSYFKVSLALVASLVLLLGCSKQASTPTNRSSKEDKTTQSSESKQSTEQSSEKKETTKTHTFVNKSNSGITSTLVYTVDGDNVIKQSAHNIADPEILGATPEDVKSFIEEKYKGYNGLKGVKQTIEIKDGKVVQDLEVDFSVASISELRKALPEEYSGIGNRVSFSNSKKALEGMGFTEESN
- a CDS encoding DUF1307 domain-containing protein, which translates into the protein MKSYFKTSLVLAAALVLLMGCSKQASTPTNSSGKEDKTAQSSETKQSSQQSSEKKEETTTHTFVHNSKPGIESTLAYTVKEDNILKQTVYNVFDPAKLDNTAEGIKEIVEDTYKGYEGVKGVTQKIEIKDEKVILSMEVDMTVATLADLKKAMPNEFSGFGNRISYAASKKMLEESGYTEKTN
- the brnQ gene encoding branched-chain amino acid transport system II carrier protein, which translates into the protein MAKKGALTGLLLFGIFFGAGNLIFPPSLGALSGEQFLPAIAGFVFSGVGIAVLTLIIGTLNPKGYIYEISKKISPWFATLYLAVLYLSIGPFFAIPRTATTAYEVGISPLLSEANKGLGLIIFTVLYFAAAYLISLNPSKILDRIGRILTPVFALLIVILVVLGAFKYGGTSPQVASETYQASAFGTGFLEGYNTLDALASVAFSVIAVQTLKQLGFSSKKEYISTIWVVGIVVALAFSALYIGLGFLGNHFPVPAEVMKGGTPGVYILSQATQEIFGSTAQLFLAVMVTVTCFTTTVGLIVSTAEFFNGRFPQISYKVYATAFTLIGFAIANLGLDAIIKYSIPVLVILYPITIAIVMIVIVNKFVPLSKPGMQLTIGVVTAIAVASVLGSSFKIEFLANLVNALPFAKASLPWLVPAIIGILLSLVLPNKQESDVFEME
- a CDS encoding prolyl-tRNA synthetase associated domain-containing protein → MDAYQQVANKLQELGITFDVVEHPPVFTTEQADSYIEGREGVRTKSMFLTNRKKTQYYLLIMDDKKRLDMDDFKVQVGADRIRMASLDSLAEKMNLPAGTVSPFGLLNNDEKDILVYFDKDIVSEDIMAFHPNTNEKTIFIKSKDLFRFLESIGFTYKFLTLR
- a CDS encoding uracil-DNA glycosylase family protein, which translates into the protein MSQIEKIKQAIMADSQNKSYTDQGIEPLFAAPKTARINIIGQAPGLKTQEAGLYWKDKSGDRLRDWLGVDEDTFYNSGLFAVIPMDFYFPGHGKSGDLPPRKGFAEKWHPQLLKECPNIELTLLIGQYAQAYYLHEKISGKVTERVRHYQDYLPEFFPLVHPSPRNQIWMAKNPWFESEVVPELQTLVQKIIHQ
- a CDS encoding rhodanese-like domain-containing protein; amino-acid sequence: MKEIVFDKFYQLYQKESLSVLDVRGVEELDNEQLHYVICKSGMRSACAYQFLEEHGYKAINVQGGMTAFENL
- the uvrC gene encoding excinuclease ABC subunit UvrC, with the protein product MNNLIKSKLELLPTSPGCYIHKDKNGTIIYVGKAKNLRNRVRSYFRGSHDTKTEALVSEIVDFEFIVTESNIEALLLEINLIKENKPKYNIMLKDDKSYPFIKITNERYPRLIITRQVKKDGGLYFGPYPDVGASNEIKRLLDRIFPFRKCTNPPSKVCFYYHIGQCMAHTICQKDEAYFKSMAQEVSDFLKGQDDKIIDDLKGKMASAAQSMEFERAAEYRDLIQAIGTLRTKQRVMAKDLQNRDVFGYYVDKGWMCVQVFFVRQGKLIERDVNLFPYYNDPDEDFLTYVGQFYQEKSHLVPNEVLIPQDIDEEAVKALVDTKILKPQRGEKKQLVNLAIKNARVSLEQKFNLLEKSVEKTQGAIENLGRLLQIPTPVRIESFDNSNIMGTSPVSAMVVFVNGKPSKKDYRKYKIKTVVGPDDYASMREVIRRRYGRVQRDGLTPPDLIVIDGGQGQVNIAKQVIQEELGLDIPIAGLQKNDKHQTHELLFGDPLEVVELSRNSQEFFLLQRIQYEVHRFAITFHRQLRSKNSFSSQLDGIEGLGPKRKQNLMKHFKSLTKIKEASVDEIVEVGVPRAVAEAVQRKLNPQEEVELAQVAEERVNYQTEGNHHEP